A stretch of DNA from Cellulomonas sp. WB94:
CGCGGCCACCAACGCGGTGTCCTGGGCCGGGATCCTGACAGCGGCTGCGATCCTCGTCCTGTCCCTGATCATGCGGAAGGCGCACTTCGGCAGCGTGGTCGGAATCCTCGGGGTTGTCGCCGGCGCGGCCGGGATCATCTCCGAGTCGCTGCGACCCATGATCGGGTCGGCCTACCTGTTGTATGGGCTCCTGCTGCCGACCTGGTTCGCTCTGGTGGGCTGGAAGCTCCTTCGACTCGACCGTCGGCGCACCTCGTGAGCCGGGTGCGAGGAAGTCTGGACATCGCCCGCCCGGTCGAGGAGGTCTTCGACCTCGTCGCCGACCAACGCAACGAGCCGAGCTTCAACCCCAAGATGACCGAAGCGACCATGCTCACCGACGGCCCGCTCGGCGTCGGGACCCGTTTCGGTGCAAAGGTTCTCAGCCGCGGCAAGCCGCTCCCGGTGACGATCGAGTACACCGCCTTCGACCGCCCGCACCGCATCGTCAGCCGCAGCGTCATGGCAGACGCGATCGCCGAGGGGCACGTGCAGTGCGACCCGACCCCGAGCGGCACGCGGTTCTCCTGGGACTGGACCGTGACGGTCTCTGGACCCGGCCGGTTCGCCGGGCCGCTGGTCGGTGTGATCGGGCGACGCCAGGAGCGCACCATCTGGACGAGCCTCAAACACCACCTCGAGGGCCGGGACACGTAGACCCGCGGCGGCGGCCACGACGGTTCATCGAGTGCGCCGGGAATGCGCGCCGGGCGCCCGTCAGGCTCACGGGCGGTCGTCGTGACGTGGCCCACTCGGGCTGAGCGTCGGGTGCGCACACCACGAGCGGTCACCCTTGGCCCACTAGCCCATCGCGAATGGCGTGACCTCGTAGACGTCGATCCGGCCGCCCATCGCGGAGTGTGGGTGACCGGCGAGCAGAGCCAGCGCGGCGTCGTGGCTGTCGGCCTCCACGATCGAGTATCCGCCGACCGTCGGATCGGCATCCGCGCTGACCGGCGCCGTCGGATCGCCGAAGTCGACCATCGCTGACCCGACCCGGTCCCGCCACCCGAACCACGCGGCCGACATCTCCTGCATCTGCTCCGGCGTCGGCTGCGGCATCGATGCCATCGCTGCCGGGTCCGCCCGGTAGATGAGCAAGTAGTGCGACATGGCTGGCTCCTTTGCTGGTCCGCGGCCCGATGCCGACGCTTCCCAGTATGGAACGGGATGCCCGCCGCGCATCCGCGCACATGCCGATCCACCGAGCATCACCGACCCGATCGCCGCAAGGCGACACCGGCGCCGATGCGCGCGCGGGCTGCCGAACAACGTCTCGACCTCGGTGCGTTCAGCGGGTCGCACGCGTCCCTTAGGGTGACCTCGGCGTCTGAGCCCGCACGACGCTGCTCGCTTCGCCGGGAACGTCCCACGTCAGCGGTGCCAACCCCCTGCGAGGCGCGCATGTCCAGCTGGCTCCTTCGGCGCGAGGAGTCTCCCCGGGCTGCACGACGACGCGTGCTCGCCTTGGTCGCCGCGGTAGCCCTCGTGGGCAGCGCCGCGGCCGCGATCGGCCACACGGTCCGGGCTGCGGACGACTACCCGGAGTGGAACAACAGCCCTGAGGTCTTCGCTGTCGGGTCCGAGCCCGCGCACGCGACGCTGATGCCCTACGACACGGTTCGTCGGGCTCTCGCGGCCGACCGCACGGACTCGCCCTACCGGCAGAGCCTCGACGGTGACTGGAAGTTCCAGTGGTCCGAGAACCCGGCATCGCGACAGGTCGACTTCTTCTCCACCGACGTCGACGACTCCGGCTGGGACACGATCACCGTCCCGTCGAGCTGGCAGACGCAGGGCTACGACGTCCCCATCTACACGAACATCACCTACCCGTTCATGGGCGCGAACGGCGACGACGAGGACCCCGAGTTCCCGTTCGCGCCGACGCGCTACAACCCGGTGGGCCAGTACCGGACGTCGATGACCCTGCCGGAGGCCTGGGACGGGCGGCGGACCTTCCTGCACTTCGACGGCGTCGAGTCGGCCTTCTACGTGTGGGTGAACGGGGTGAAGGTGGGCTACCGGGAGTCCAGCTTCGACGCCTCCGAGTTCGACGTGACCGATCTCCTGGAACCCGGCGTGAACCAGATCGCGGTGGAGGTGTACCGGTGGTCGGACGGCTCCTGGCTCGAGGACCAGGACATGATCCGACTCGCCGGGATCTTCCGCAGCGTCTACCTCTTCTCCACCCCGCAGGTGCACCTGCGGGACTTCCGGATCCAGACGCCGCTCGGTGAGGACTACCGCTCCGCGGCGCTCGAGGTACAGGTGGCCCTGCGCGACTACGCGGGACAGGCCGCGGGCACCTACACCGTCGAGGCGATGCTCTACGACGACGACGAGCCTGTCTGGACACAGCCGCTCGCCATCCCCGTCGGTGTCGAACCGTCCGCCGCGGGGCAGGACCAGACGGGCACCGGCAGCAAGGCCATCGAGCATCCCCTGCTGTGGTCGGCCGAGCAGCCGAACCTGTACACGACGGTGCTCCAGCTCAAGAACCCCCAGGGCCAGGTGATCGAGACGATCTCGACGCGCACCGGGGTGCGGGAGGTCACGATGGACGCGGCCACCCACCTGCTGACGATCAACGGCCAGCCGGTCTCGATCCGCGGGGTCAACCGGCACGAGATGTCTGCCGTCAACGGCCGGGCGCTCACCCGGGCCGAGATGGTCGAGGACATCTCGATCATGAAGCGCAACAACATCAACGCCGTCCGCACCTCGCACTACCCGAACGACCCGCAGTGGTACGAGCTCGCCGACGAGTACGGCATCTACGTCGTGGACGAGACGAACCTCGAGACGCACGGCGCGTCGACCCAGATCCCGGTGGACCGGCCCGAGCTCACCCAGGCCGTCCTCGCTCGCATCCAGGACATGGTGCACCGGGACAAGAACCACGCGAGCGTCATCATGTGGTCGCTGGGCAACGAGGCCGGCTACGGCACGAACCAGGACGCCATGTACGACTGGGTCACGTCCTACGACCCCCAGCGTCCCGTCCAGTACGAGGGCGGCGGGAGCCCGGCACGGGTGTCCGACGTGATGAGCCAGATGTACACGACGGCCGACGCCATGGAGGCCTACGCCGAGACCAGCGCCGACCCGCGGCCGTTCGTGCTGATCGAGTACTCCCACGCCATGGGCAACAGCAACGGCAACCTCGCGGACTACTGGGACGTCATCCGCGCCCACCCGGACCGCCTCCAGGGCGGGTTCATCTGGGTGTTCGCCGACCAGTCGCTGTGGACCGACGTGCCTGCGACGCGGACCCTGCAGGAGGCCGGGCCCGGGCTGCTCACCGCGACGGTCGACCCGGACGCGATGATCGAGCCGTCCGGCCTGCGTGGCACGGCGACGTTCGGCGTCGAGGCCGTGGTCGGGCTCGCCGGGCCGCTGACCCTTGAGGCCGTGGTCACACCCGAGACGGTGTCGACGTACTCGGACGCGATCGTGGGCACGGGTGACCGTCAGCTCGAGCTCGCGCACGACGACGAGGAGGTCTCGTTCTCCGTCTACTCCACCGACGGGCAGCGGACCATGGTGTCGGCCGCGACGCCCACCGACTGGACGGGGACCGAGCACCGCGTGACCGGCGTGTACGACCCGGCTGCGGGCACGCCGAGCGTCTACCTCGACGGCCAGGCGGCCGAGAGCGCGCTGGTGGCTGGGCCCGTCGGCCCCACCTCGGCACCGTTCATGATCGGCGGCAACGCCGACAATGCCGACCGGGACTTCCTCGGTGACATCGCCGCTGTGCGGCTCTACGACCGGGCGCTCACCGCGACCGAGGTCGCCGACGGCGCTCGCACGGTCCAGGATCCCGCCGTGCGCCTGTGGTTCGACGCGTCGCAGTCCACCATCACGCAGGCCGCAGCCTCGGGCGAGACGTTCCTCGCGCGCGGCGGCGACTGGGGTGACGACCCGAACGACGGCGGCTTCATCGGCAACGGGATCCTCCTCGCCGACCGGACCGAGACGCCCAAGACGGCCGAGGTCAAGCAGGTCTACCAGCCGGTGCAGGTCACGGGCGCCGACGTCGCCCGCGGCACGATCGAGATCACGAACGAGAACCTGTTCACCAACGTGAGCTCCTACGACGTGACGTGGCAGCTCAAGCAGGACGACGAGGTCATCGAGGCCGGCGAGCTCTCCGCGCCCGCCACGGACATCGGACCCGGTGAGAGCAAGGTCGTGACGCTGCCGACGTTCAGCGCCCCGGCCACCCTGCAGGCCGGCAGCGAGTACTGGCTCGACGTGCAGTTCCGCCTGCGCCGGGACGAGCTGTGGGCGGAGAAGGGCTTCGTCCAGGCGAAGGCACAGCTCGAGGTGCCGTTCGGAGCGCCCGACCTCGAGCCCGCTGCCCTGTCCACGGTGCCGTCGCTGACCACGGTCGACGACGACGCCGAGGTCCAGGTGACCGGCGCCGGTTTCACCGTCACCATCGACAAGGAGCAGGGGACGGTCAGCTCGCTCACGCGGAACGGCCAGGAGCTCATCACGTCCGGCCCGCGCCCGAACTACTGGCGAGCCCCGACCGACAACGACATCGGCAACAGCATGCCGACCGTCGCCCGCACGTGGCGCCACGCCGGCCGGGACTGGCGGATC
This window harbors:
- a CDS encoding SRPBCC family protein, whose translation is MRGSLDIARPVEEVFDLVADQRNEPSFNPKMTEATMLTDGPLGVGTRFGAKVLSRGKPLPVTIEYTAFDRPHRIVSRSVMADAIAEGHVQCDPTPSGTRFSWDWTVTVSGPGRFAGPLVGVIGRRQERTIWTSLKHHLEGRDT
- a CDS encoding glycoside hydrolase family 2 TIM barrel-domain containing protein; translation: MLALVAAVALVGSAAAAIGHTVRAADDYPEWNNSPEVFAVGSEPAHATLMPYDTVRRALAADRTDSPYRQSLDGDWKFQWSENPASRQVDFFSTDVDDSGWDTITVPSSWQTQGYDVPIYTNITYPFMGANGDDEDPEFPFAPTRYNPVGQYRTSMTLPEAWDGRRTFLHFDGVESAFYVWVNGVKVGYRESSFDASEFDVTDLLEPGVNQIAVEVYRWSDGSWLEDQDMIRLAGIFRSVYLFSTPQVHLRDFRIQTPLGEDYRSAALEVQVALRDYAGQAAGTYTVEAMLYDDDEPVWTQPLAIPVGVEPSAAGQDQTGTGSKAIEHPLLWSAEQPNLYTTVLQLKNPQGQVIETISTRTGVREVTMDAATHLLTINGQPVSIRGVNRHEMSAVNGRALTRAEMVEDISIMKRNNINAVRTSHYPNDPQWYELADEYGIYVVDETNLETHGASTQIPVDRPELTQAVLARIQDMVHRDKNHASVIMWSLGNEAGYGTNQDAMYDWVTSYDPQRPVQYEGGGSPARVSDVMSQMYTTADAMEAYAETSADPRPFVLIEYSHAMGNSNGNLADYWDVIRAHPDRLQGGFIWVFADQSLWTDVPATRTLQEAGPGLLTATVDPDAMIEPSGLRGTATFGVEAVVGLAGPLTLEAVVTPETVSTYSDAIVGTGDRQLELAHDDEEVSFSVYSTDGQRTMVSAATPTDWTGTEHRVTGVYDPAAGTPSVYLDGQAAESALVAGPVGPTSAPFMIGGNADNADRDFLGDIAAVRLYDRALTATEVADGARTVQDPAVRLWFDASQSTITQAAASGETFLARGGDWGDDPNDGGFIGNGILLADRTETPKTAEVKQVYQPVQVTGADVARGTIEITNENLFTNVSSYDVTWQLKQDDEVIEAGELSAPATDIGPGESKVVTLPTFSAPATLQAGSEYWLDVQFRLRRDELWAEKGFVQAKAQLEVPFGAPDLEPAALSTVPSLTTVDDDAEVQVTGAGFTVTIDKEQGTVSSLTRNGQELITSGPRPNYWRAPTDNDIGNSMPTVARTWRHAGRDWRINDVQVTPLLDKAVRVTFTGTVPTTTPSQVTMTYTVFGNGQVRVDSTLQPGASDLPYIPEVGTVLTVPSELETLTWYGRGPGESMLDRTSATDVGLYSGAVSDQVTRYLRPQESGNKTDVRWATLTDAEGNGLLVSSDTPLEVNASHYAPEDLSQVISRNGQHWYDTPPRAEVVLRVNAHQMGVGGDDSWGAPVHDEYTLFADHAYAYSYNLTPFTAGEDPMILARQQVAAGVVTDSPVD
- a CDS encoding YciI family protein, giving the protein MSHYLLIYRADPAAMASMPQPTPEQMQEMSAAWFGWRDRVGSAMVDFGDPTAPVSADADPTVGGYSIVEADSHDAALALLAGHPHSAMGGRIDVYEVTPFAMG